A single genomic interval of Coleofasciculaceae cyanobacterium harbors:
- the pgeF gene encoding peptidoglycan editing factor PgeF, with amino-acid sequence MSNQINQHWHWQACQDYYYLTCKLLSAWQHGFFTKEFYPRTPKDLTSILQPHTTAYRVKQVHGNVVLTPKEIVDVGNRKNCHNSLAEADAVISDRPHQSVWVASADCTPILIGDVVTGQVCAIHAGWRGTAQKIVPQAIARLIKFGGSQKKNLRIAIGPAIAGAVYQVDESVAIEVGQSIILDAESKTDAEILTELKQLNNTPILDDALSGKARLNVPRVNQIQLEQLDISLKHIAIAPYCTFQQSDRFFSYRRTGEKKVQWSGIVSQ; translated from the coding sequence GTGTCTAATCAGATTAATCAGCACTGGCACTGGCAAGCCTGCCAAGATTATTACTATTTAACCTGTAAACTTTTATCGGCTTGGCAACATGGCTTTTTTACTAAAGAGTTTTATCCTCGCACTCCAAAAGACCTAACCTCTATTCTGCAACCTCATACAACCGCATATCGGGTTAAGCAGGTACACGGCAATGTGGTCTTAACACCAAAGGAAATAGTCGATGTAGGTAACCGAAAAAATTGCCATAATTCCTTGGCGGAAGCGGATGCCGTTATTAGCGATCGCCCGCACCAGTCTGTTTGGGTAGCCAGTGCCGACTGTACTCCGATCTTAATTGGAGATGTAGTTACAGGACAGGTGTGTGCCATTCATGCAGGTTGGCGCGGAACAGCGCAAAAAATCGTCCCTCAGGCGATCGCTAGATTAATTAAGTTCGGCGGTAGTCAGAAAAAAAATTTACGTATTGCCATTGGTCCAGCGATCGCTGGGGCAGTGTATCAGGTAGATGAAAGCGTGGCGATTGAAGTAGGACAAAGCATTATTTTAGATGCCGAGAGCAAGACTGATGCCGAAATATTAACCGAGTTAAAGCAGCTAAATAATACGCCAATTCTCGATGATGCGCTGTCTGGAAAAGCTCGTTTAAACGTACCGCGAGTTAATCAAATTCAGCTAGAGCAGCTAGATATTAGTTTAAAACATATTGCGATCGCTCCTTACTGTACTTTTCAACAGAGCGATCGCTTCTTTTCTTATCGACGCACTGGCGAGAAAAAAGTTCAGTGGTCAGGAATTGTTTCTCAATAG
- a CDS encoding DciA family protein: MHFNSVEQILTQLEQQPGWEKFREYRQLLKCWHNTVNQQIGEHTRPLHITRQVLWVATSSAARAQELSFQRYSLLKRLNKQLTFNLKDIRFSSSGWHQTTYQPEIKPSLFSVTTQQKSEIALSSIVTEQDAENSQNEPMSASSADSAKAKYAAERWLKTLERNSLSLLLCPGCNCPTPKGEIERWNLCCHCIAQKWSEKYQPPNFPERK, from the coding sequence TTGCACTTCAACTCTGTAGAACAAATCTTAACCCAACTCGAGCAGCAGCCTGGTTGGGAAAAATTTAGAGAATACCGCCAATTACTCAAATGTTGGCACAATACTGTCAATCAGCAGATCGGCGAACATACTCGTCCACTCCACATCACCCGACAGGTGCTTTGGGTGGCTACTTCTAGTGCCGCAAGAGCGCAAGAACTTTCTTTTCAACGATATTCTCTGCTAAAACGACTCAACAAGCAGCTAACCTTTAATTTAAAAGATATTCGTTTTTCATCTTCTGGGTGGCATCAGACAACTTATCAACCAGAAATTAAACCAAGTTTATTTAGTGTTACTACTCAACAAAAATCTGAAATAGCTTTAAGCTCAATTGTTACGGAGCAAGATGCTGAAAATAGCCAAAACGAGCCTATGTCGGCATCTTCGGCTGATTCTGCTAAAGCTAAGTATGCTGCTGAACGTTGGCTAAAAACTCTTGAACGCAACTCTTTATCTTTGCTTCTTTGTCCTGGCTGTAATTGTCCCACGCCAAAGGGAGAAATAGAACGTTGGAATTTATGCTGTCACTGCATAGCTCAGAAATGGTCGGAAAAATATCAACCGCCAAATTTTCCAGAGCGTAAATAA
- the menB gene encoding 1,4-dihydroxy-2-naphthoyl-CoA synthase, whose product MQVEWQTAKTYEDILYQKWHGIAKITINRPHKRNAFRPKTVFEMYDAFVDAREDNTVGVILLTGAGPHTDGKYAFCAGGDQSIRGKAGYIDDRGTPRLNVLDLQRLIRSLPKVTIALVAGYAIGGGHVLHVLCDLTIAAENAVFGQTGPKVGSFDGGFGSGYLARIVGQKKAREIWFLCRQYSATEAKEMGLVNCVVPVEELEAEGIKWSQEILSKSPMAIRCLKAAFNADCDGQAGIQELAGNATMLYYMTEEGAEGKQAFLEKRPPDFQQYPWLP is encoded by the coding sequence ATGCAAGTTGAATGGCAAACGGCTAAAACTTACGAAGATATTCTTTACCAAAAATGGCATGGCATTGCCAAAATTACGATTAATCGTCCTCACAAACGTAACGCTTTTCGCCCCAAAACTGTATTTGAGATGTACGATGCTTTCGTTGACGCTCGTGAAGATAATACTGTTGGTGTAATTCTCTTAACTGGCGCGGGACCTCATACAGATGGTAAATACGCTTTTTGCGCTGGTGGAGATCAAAGCATTAGAGGGAAGGCAGGCTACATAGACGATCGCGGAACACCAAGACTCAATGTTTTAGATTTACAGCGTCTAATTCGTTCACTCCCTAAAGTTACGATTGCTTTAGTTGCGGGTTATGCAATTGGTGGGGGTCACGTACTTCATGTGTTATGCGATCTAACCATTGCAGCCGAAAATGCTGTTTTTGGGCAGACAGGCCCCAAGGTAGGTAGTTTTGATGGCGGATTTGGTTCTGGTTATCTGGCTCGAATTGTCGGGCAAAAAAAAGCTAGAGAGATTTGGTTTCTCTGTCGGCAATATAGCGCCACCGAAGCCAAAGAAATGGGTTTAGTCAACTGTGTTGTACCAGTGGAAGAATTAGAAGCGGAAGGAATTAAGTGGTCACAAGAAATCTTGTCCAAAAGTCCGATGGCGATTAGATGTCTCAAAGCTGCATTTAATGCTGACTGTGATGGCCAAGCTGGCATACAAGAACTAGCAGGTAATGCCACCATGCTCTATTACATGACAGAAGAGGGGGCAGAAGGAAAACAAGCTTTTCTAGAAAAACGCCCTCCAGATTTTCAGCAATATCCCTGGTTACCTTAA
- a CDS encoding replication restart DNA helicase PriA, whose product MIKTQIIYCPNCGARATRSIIDNSIKRTSCESCDYLLVQCAKTGKVIEAYAPGINSYCAINATPV is encoded by the coding sequence ATGATTAAAACACAGATAATATACTGCCCTAACTGTGGCGCTCGCGCTACCAGAAGTATTATAGATAATTCAATCAAACGCACTTCCTGCGAAAGTTGCGACTATTTGCTGGTACAATGCGCTAAAACTGGCAAAGTAATTGAAGCTTATGCTCCAGGCATTAATAGTTATTGTGCGATTAATGCTACACCAGTTTAA
- the rlmN gene encoding 23S rRNA (adenine(2503)-C(2))-methyltransferase RlmN, giving the protein MTLQTKKQSSTDEVLLGKSLEELTDWIQQQGQPAYRGKQLYQWLYQKEARSLLDISVFPKKWREERANYPVGRSSIHYRSVAPDRTRKYLLRLADGLIIEAVGIPTAKRLTVCVSSQVGCPMDCDFCATGKGGFTRNLKAHEIVDQVLTVQEDFEQRVSNVVFMGMGEPMANLDQVVAAVKSLNQDVGIGARSLTISTVGIPGKIQQLAQHQLQIVLAVSLHASNQALREQLIPSAKQYILNNLLDECRDYVQVTGRRVTFEYVLLAGINDLPENALELTQLLKGFQTHVNLIPYNPISEVDYQRPNNYRIREFANILESAKIAVSVRYSRGLEANAACGQLRASKV; this is encoded by the coding sequence ATGACGCTACAAACGAAGAAGCAATCAAGTACCGATGAAGTTCTTTTGGGTAAATCTCTTGAGGAATTAACCGACTGGATACAACAGCAGGGGCAACCAGCCTATCGGGGTAAGCAATTATATCAATGGTTATATCAAAAAGAAGCGCGATCGCTTTTGGATATTTCTGTCTTTCCTAAAAAATGGCGCGAGGAAAGAGCAAACTATCCGGTTGGACGCTCTAGTATTCATTATCGCAGCGTTGCCCCCGATCGCACTCGTAAGTATTTACTGCGTTTAGCTGATGGTTTGATTATTGAGGCGGTTGGTATTCCTACTGCCAAACGTTTAACCGTATGCGTTTCTTCCCAAGTCGGTTGTCCGATGGACTGTGATTTCTGTGCCACAGGCAAAGGCGGCTTTACGCGTAATCTTAAGGCTCACGAAATTGTCGATCAGGTACTTACAGTACAAGAAGACTTTGAGCAAAGAGTTAGCAACGTGGTGTTTATGGGTATGGGAGAGCCAATGGCAAACCTCGATCAGGTTGTTGCTGCGGTTAAATCTCTCAATCAGGATGTTGGAATCGGTGCGCGATCGCTCACTATCTCAACAGTAGGTATTCCTGGTAAAATTCAACAGCTAGCCCAACATCAATTACAAATTGTCTTGGCGGTAAGTCTTCACGCTTCTAATCAAGCTTTGCGAGAGCAGTTGATTCCTAGTGCCAAACAATATATTTTAAATAATCTTTTAGATGAGTGCCGAGATTATGTCCAGGTTACGGGTAGAAGAGTAACTTTTGAGTATGTTCTTCTGGCAGGAATCAACGATTTACCCGAAAATGCGCTGGAATTGACTCAACTTCTCAAAGGTTTTCAAACTCATGTCAATTTAATCCCTTATAATCCTATTTCTGAGGTTGATTATCAAAGACCAAATAATTACCGAATTAGAGAATTTGCCAACATTTTAGAATCAGCCAAAATAGCCGTTAGCGTGCGCTATTCTCGTGGCTTGGAAGCAAATGCAGCCTGTGGACAATTAAGAGCCTCAAAGGTTTAA